ACACCGGCCGCGAGGTGAGAGCGCCGGTCACGCTGGTCGGCGCGCCTAGGCCGCGGGCCGCCACCAGGAACGGGTGCCGGGCCCGGCCGCCGAACATCCGTGGCCGGGTCAGGGTCAGCCGGCCACGCACCCGGGCCGACCCGCCGGGTGGCACCAGCAGCCGGTGCCGGCTCAACCGCAGGTGGGCGCCGTTGGAGACCTCGGACCTCAGCTCGACCCGGGCCGGGCTCTGGCCGGTGTTGCGCAGCAGCACCTCGATCCGGCGTCCGAAGACCGCCGTCGAGTCGATGGGCGACACCTCCATGCTCAGCCGGCTCGGCTCGTCGACCACCAGCGCGCCCTCGGCCATCGTGGTGGCGGTGGCGCCGGGGCCCGGAGCTGCCGGGTCGCTGGCCTGCACCGCGACCACGAACGGGTAGCGGGCCGGCAGCGTGCCCGAGGGCGGGCGCAGCACCAGCTCGACGACCCTGCTGGCGCCGACCGCGACCGGCCCGACGTGCAGCGGCAACGGCAGCCAGGACGAGTCCAGGCCGAGCACCGACACGGTGAACAGCCGGGGGCTGTCTGCCTGGTTGACCAGCCCCAGCTCGACCACCACGGTGTTGCCGGCGCCGGTCCGGCTGACGGCGTGCAGGAACGCCTGCGGCGGTGGCTCCGCGGCCGGCATGCCGCGTCCGGGGAACGGGGGTCGGGTCATCTGGCTCAGCCGCCCGGAGTCGGAACGGTGATGTTGACGACCAGCTGCTCGCTGGCGTCGATCTCGTGGGTGACCGAGCCCTGCGGCGCGGCCGAGGCGGTCGGCCGGGCCTCGATCACGTAGCTCTGCGGGGCGTCGACATCGGCCAGCACGTAGCGTCCGGCGCTGTCGGTGGTGGCTGTGCGGGCGATGACCGTGGGGTACTGGCTGGCGAGGTAGAGGTACACGTGCCAGCCGGGCCGCAGCTGGCCGTCGGCAGTGGCCACCACCCCGCTGATCTGGGCCGGGGCGGCCAGCACCGGGTTGTAGACCCGGACCTCGCCGGCGCCGAGGGTGATGATGGTCGAGGTCGGGCTGGTGCCGCGCCGGTTCACGCTGAGCGTGTAGGTGCCCGGTGGCACGCCACCGATCTCGAACTGGCCCAGCCGGTTGTCGGGTTTGCTGGCGCTGGTGACCGCGAAGCTGGAGGTGCCCGACACCAGGTTGATCTGCACCTCGCCGGTGTGCACCGGGCTGCCGCCCTGTTCGGACACGGCGCCGCGCTGGGAGACGGTGCCCCGGACCACCGCGGTCGAGGACTGCATGCTGACGGCGATGCCGTCGGAGGTGATCCGCGCTCCCTGCGAGCCGGGGGTGATGGAACCGGCCTGGTCCAGTGACACCGACACGGTCTGGCCGGCCAGGTCCGGACGGGAGAAGGTCACCGTGTAGGTGCTGGGGATGCTCAGCCCGCCGACCGTCCAGCCGCCGACGTTGCCGGTGCTCTGGGTGACGGTCTGCACGGTCAGCGCGCCGTTGGTGACCGTGACGGTGACGCCCTGGGCAGGGTTGCCGCTGGGCAGCACGCTGACCTTGCCGGACAGGGTGCCGGCGGACTGGCCCAGGCTGACCGCGACACCGGTCAGCTTCTGCCCCGCCGACAGCGCCATGGTCACGGTCTGGGACGCGTAGCCGGGCTTGCTGACCACCACGGTGAAGCTGGCCGGGGTGGGCAGGCTGAGCAGGGTGAAGCTGCCCACCTTGTCCTGGGTCAGCGAGACGGTCCGGGCCACCGTGCTGCCCGAGGTGGCGGTGATGGTGGCGCCGCCGAGGGCGCCGTCGGGCCCGTTGACCTGGCCGCTGATCAGGCCGTCCCCCTTGCGCAGCCGCAGCTGGACCCCCTTGCGGTCCTCGCCGCCGCCGAGGTCGACCCGCTGCACGTCGTTGGCGTAGCCGGGCTTGACCACCACCAGGTCATAGACGCTGGGCGAGGGCACGTTCGCGATGCTGAACTGGCCGTCCGAGCCGACCGGGACGGTCCGGACGATCGCCTGGGTGGTGCCCGGCGGCGCCGAGGCCGACGGCGCGCTGGCGCCGCCGGCGCCGGGTAGCTCCAAGTACACCGACGCCGCCGAGACGTCGTCGCCGGTGACGGTTCCCGAGATGGTGGCCGGAACGCCGCCGAGCCGGACGTCCAGGCCCTGACGGACGTGACCGGGCTGGATCGCGATGGTGCTGGCGTCGGCGTCGGTGGCCGCGCCCGGATACCAGAGCTGGACGAAGCCAGCGCCCCGGAACCGCAGCTTGTAGCTGCCCTCGGGCAGGTTGGGCAGTGTGAAGGCGCCGGCCGGGTTGGTGGCGGTGGTGGCGATCGCGTTGGCCACGTCGGCGGTGCTGAACGCCTCCACGGCGACGCCGGGCACCGGGGTGCCCGCGGTCAGCAACCGGACGGTGCCCGACATCGCGGCGGTGCCGATGGCGCTGGAGACGGTGCGGGCCTGCGCGACCTGTAGCGCCAGGTCGCGGTCAGCCGCCGACTGGCCCACCAGCCTGGCCAGCGCGACGGTGATCACGATGGCGAACACGGTCACCGCCGCCAGCAGGCCCAGCAGCGAGATCGGCCCGCGGGACAGCCAGGGCCGCTGCAGGAAGGTGCCGGTGGCCAGCGGCGGCAGGTCGGCTTTGGGGGCGGCCGCCGGAGCCGCCGGCGGCTTGCCACGCTGCTTGTCCAGCAACTGCCTGGCCAGGTGCGCCCTGCCGGCCGGGGCCGGCTCGTCCAGCCGCGGGCCATCGTCGAGGTGCACGGTGAACACCCGCACCATCGGCGAGCCGGTGAACGGCCGCCGGGCCCGGGTGGTCAGCTCGACGATCCGGTGCTCGCCGGGGGCCAGCTGGACGGCCTCGGGCGCGAACCCGAACCGCATCTTGTCCTCGGCGTCCGCGCCGGTCAGCCGGCCGCGGAGAGTGGTGTTTCCCCGGTTCTCGATCACCGCGCCGAACGAGGCCCGCCGGCCGCCGTAGACGGTGACCGGGTCCAGCTGCAGGTGCACCGCCGGCGCGGCCGGCACGTGCAGCTCGATCTCCTCGACGGCGTTGGCGTTCGGAGGGGTCAGCTCGCGGACCTGGATCGCGATCCGGCGGTCACCGGCCGCGATGCCTTCGGGGATGGTCAGGTTGACGACCACCGCCTGCGAGGTGCCCGGAAACAGCGATAGCTGGTCGGTCTCCAGCCGCACCCAGCTGGGGTCAGCGCCCAGCACCCGCAGCGCGTAGCCGCCGATCAGGTCGCCGGTGTTGGTGACCAGCACCGTGATTCCCAGCATGCGACCCGGTTCGACGACGCTGCTGCGCGGGGCGATGTCGACGCGCATCAGCTGCCCGCCCCGAGCCGTAGGTTCTGGTTGACGGTGTCGCCGGCGGTGACGCTCAGCAGCGCGGTCTGCTGGCTGAAGCCGGGCATGCTGGCGGTGACGGTGTAGGTCCCCGGCGCCAGGTCGGTCAGCAGGTAGCCGCCGTTGGGCAGGCCGCCGCCGGCGCCGGTGGCCTGGGACTTCCAGCTCTGCTTGCCGTCGGTGGCGACCACGCTGGCGCCCGGTAGCGGGCTGCCGTCCGGGCCGGTGACGACGCCGGCGATCCGGCCCAGCGCGGTTGCCAGCACGGCCCGGACCCGGGGCGGGGCGCCGTCGGCGCTGAGCTCGATGGGCACGGTGGTGCCGGCGTGGCCGGGCAGGCTGAAGGTCAGGGTGTACGAGCCGGGGGTAGGCAGGGCGTTGAAGCTGAAGTAGCCGACCGCTCCGGTGGTCAGCGTGGTGGAGGTCATCGTGGTCGGCGCCCCGCCCACCGTCACGCTCGCCCCGCCCAGGCCGTTGCCGGTCGAGTCCACCAGCATGCCGCTGACGCTGCCGACGCCGGCGGCGAGTGAGACGTCGAGGTCCGAGCGGCTCTGGCCCGGGCCGAGCTGGACCACCGAGGTGTGGGCGCCGTAGCCGGAGGCGCTGAACGTGATCACGTAGGTGCCCGGGGTCGGCAGCGCCGGGATCACGAAGCTGCCGACCGTGCCGGTGGTCGGGGTGCCGATGGTGACGTCCTTGCCGTTGACCGTGGTGGTGATGGCGACCCCGCCCAGCGGCTGCTCGCCATCGGTCACCACCCCGCCGATCTGGCCGTTACCGACGCTGAGGCGGACGGTCGACTGGAACCGTTTCTGACCACCGGCGACCGTGGTCACCACGGTGGTCGCCTGGTAGTTCGGCGCGGTGAAGCTCAACTCGTAGGTCCCGGGCGCGGGCAGGTTGGTCAGCTGGTACCTGCCGCCGGCCAGGGTGATGGTGCTGGCGATCGGCTTGGTGACCTTGCCGATCAGCGAGGTGGCCTGCACGGTCGCGGTCACCGGCGTCAAGGTGTCGCCGGGGTCGATGCTGCCCTGGATGGAGGCCGGCAACCCGGTGATCACCGCGTTAACGCCCCCGGTCGCGGCCTCGGTGTCAGCGGTGACCGGCTTCGCGTCGGCCTGGTTGGCCGCGCTCGGGTACCACACCGTCTTGTACCCGGTCGCGCTGAAGCGCAGCAGGTAGCGGGTCGGGAACAGCCCGGCGAGGGAGTACGTGCCATCGGTCTGGCTGGCCGCCGAGCTCGCGACCACCAGCCCCTTGTCGGTGCTGCGCAGCGCCTCCACCAGGATCCGGCCGGCCGGCAGCCGGTTGCTGGCCGCCGTCACGGTGCCGGTGATGACCGCGCCCACTCCCGGCGGCAGCGGGCCGGTCTTGGGCAGCGCGCCGGCCGGGGCGGCCCCGTCGGTGACCGACGCCGCGTTCGCGATCCCGCTGGTCGGCGTCCCGGAGGCCGCGAAGAACGAGGCCGGGGCCTGCTTGGTCGTCGGCTCGCCCTTGAATGCCTGGCTCAGGCCGAGCAGGAACACCGAGGCCCACAGCCCGATGATGGTGAGCAGCACCAGCGCTGTCAGCAGTCCCCGGCTGAGCAGCGGCCGCTGCCGCAACCGGACGGCGGTGCTTGCGACCACCGGCGCCAGCACTGCCGTCGGATCGGTGACCGCGGCCGCGTCGGCGGCTGCCGTGGCCGGGTCGGCGGGCTCGGCCGGAGCGCGCAGCTCCTCGATCCACAGGTCGTCCTCGTCGCGTCCGGTGTAGCGCGCCGTCGGGCCGTCGTGGCCGGCTTCGGGCAGCGGCACCGGTCCGGCGGCCACCCCGGAGGCCTGCACGGTGAGGGTGCGGTCCAGCTCGGCGCCGGTGATCATGCGCGGCCCACGCACTCTGAGCACGCAGACCGCGACGGCCCCGGCCTCGATCCGCAGCCGGGGCGGGCTGAAGGAGGTGCTGACCGCGCGGTCGGCGTCCACCGCGGTGAGTGAGACGTCCAGCGCCACGTTGCCGGCGTTGGCAAGCTCCAGCACGAACCGGGCCTGCCGGCGGGCTCGGGCGATCTGGGGCCGGCAGTTCAGGGACAGCTCCAGCCGCGGGGCCACCAGCATGTCCAGGTCGAGGTAGGCCGAGGGCAGGCCGGCTCCGACCGAGGCGACCTCGATGGTGACGGCGTGCCGGCCGGCCGGGTAGCTGGTGGGCACCCCGACCGAGAGGGTGACCTGCCCGCTGGCGTCGGGGAACAGCGGCAGCAGCATCGGCTTGCTGGTCACGCCGGCCGCCGGCAGGCCGATGATCCGGGTGGTGACGCCGTCGATGATCGTGCTGGTGTTGCGGACGTCGAGCACCACCTCGGCGCTGCCGCCCGGCGAGATGTCGATGAGTTGGGTGTCTGCGGTGACCAGCATGGCGATTAGGGCGCCTCCGCCGGCGCGGTGGCAGGCAGCGGCGCTCTGGCAGTCAACGGCGTCCTGGCAGGCAGGGGCGCCGTGAGCGCGGCGATCCGTTGCACGCTGGGAGCGGCGTCGGCCCAGGCGCCGACGTCCAGGGCGGTGGTCAGCACGATCTCGAACGCCGCCCGCATCGAGCCCTCGATCGAGGCGAAGACGTCTTTCACACGTCCTGTATCGGCCGGTGCGAGGGCAATCTGCACGCTGGACAGCAGTCCGGGGGCGGCGAATTCGGCAGGCATCGCCTGATGGGTTATGAAACACCCCAAAACATCGCCGAGCAGTTCGTGCTCGTCGCGCACGTTGCCCGCCCAGGCGCTGACCAGGTAGTTCAGCTCGATCATGGGCAGCGGCCCGCGTCGCTGGATGCGCCCGTTGGCGTCGGTGCGCTCAGGCATCGGACGGGGCGGCTGCGGGCTGCGCCCGACGCCGAAGAGGAACATGCTGACGGTGATCCGGCTGAGCTGGGCCGCCCAGCTTCGCGATGGTGGGTCGAAGGACACCTCGCCCACCTGCTCGGGCAGCGGCAGGGCCGCCCGGACCAGCTTTTCCAGGCCTTGTTCGACAAGGGGGATCAGCACAAGGTCCATCCCCTCGAGCGCGCGAAACAGAGACTGGTTAATGCCCCGTTTGTAGTGCCCCCGAGGACGTGGCAACCTGTACCAGCCTTGCAGCAGCGTCCGGCCGAAATCATAACGGTGGTTTCGCACTTGTGGGGTCACTGTTAGCAGTTGTTTACCTGAGAAAAGCGTCACACGCGATTCGAATCCGCGCGGATGCGCCGAAAACGACACCGGTAGCCAGCCGCGGGCGCCGGAGAGGACCCCCATGCGACAGCGAATGGCCGAGCTGGTCGAACGGATCGCGACAGCGGGACGGCGACGGTCCGAGGCGGGCGGCGCCCAGCACCCGGCGGGCGCCCAGCACCAGGCAGGTGACCGGGCCGCCGCGGACCTCGACTCCATCATCGCCGTGCTGCGGGCCGACTACGGCGACGCCTCGGCGGAGCCGTCCGGCCCGGACGCCAAGCAGGACGTGCTGACCGGCCTGAGCGAGGTGTTCGGCCTGGACCCGGTCGACGCCGGGCTGCTGACGATCGCCGCCGCCGCCGACCTGGACGCCAACCTGAGCATGGCCTTCGGCTTGCTGCGCGGGCTGAGCGCCCCGGTCCGGCCCAGTGTCGCGCTGGCCCTGGAGCTGTCCGGGATTCCCACACTGGCCGCGGACGGCTTCGACCGGCTCGGCCCGGACGGCCCGCTGCGCAGGCACCGGCTGATCGAGGTGCTGGGTCCGGAGCCGTGGCTGGGACGGCAGCTGCGCGCGCCCGATCCGGTGGTGACCTTTCTCGCCGGTTCGGACCAGTCCGATCCGCCGGTGGCCGCCATGCTGAGCTTTCCGGTTCCGATCGAGCTGGCCGAGACCGCGGTGGTGTCGGCCGCGATCAGCAACGGCGTGCCGCTGGTGTGGATCAGGTCCACCGCCGCCGCGGCCGGCAACTCGCTCGCGGCCAGCGCGTTCGCCGCCCTCGGGCTGCAATGCCTGGCGGTGGACCTTCGCCGCTGCCCGGCCGACACCGAGCTGCTCACGGCGCTGGCTTCGGCCGCCCGGGAAGCCGGCCTGCGCGGCTGCGGCCTGGTGGTGACCGGCGCCGAGTTGCTCGGCGAGCCGGCCAACGTGGCCGGCCTGGAGCTGCTCGAGCGGGCCGCGGTGCCGGTCGTGGCAGTCGGCGCCCGGCCGTGGAATCCGAGCTGGCTGCGCCGTTTCCCGCTGGCGGTGGACGCCCGGCCGCTGGCAGTCGCCGATCGCGCCGCGGTCTGGCACGCCGGCCTCGGTGACCTGGCCGAGTCCGACGACGAGCTGCGCCACGCCCTGCTCGGGATGCGGCTGACCCCGGAGGAGGTGCTGGAGACCGCCCGGTACGCGCGGATGCTGGCCGATTCGCAGCAGCAGCCGCTGTCGGCGGCGCTGGTGCGTGAGGCGGCCCGCCGGGTCGGGGGCTCGGGCGGCACCGGGGTGAACCGGATCGCGGCCTCGGCCCAGACCGGCGCCGGGCCGAGCTTCGAGGACCTGGTGCTGCCCGAGCACGCCAGGCAGTCGCTGCACCAGCTGGTCAGCTGGGCCCGGGTGCGCGACCAGGTCACCGCCCGCGGCCCGCTGCGCGCCAAGGGCAGCGGGATCGCGGCGCTGTTCACCGGAAGTCCCGGCACCGGAAAGACCCTGGCCGCCAACGTGATCGCGGAGGAGCTGTCCATCGACCTGTTCCAGGTCGACCTGTCCGCGATCGTGGACAAGTACATCGGCGAGACCGAGAAGAACCTGGAGAAGGTGTTCCAGTCGGCTGAGGCGCTGGACGTGGTGCTGTTCTTCGACGAGGCCGACGCGCTGTTCGGCAGCCGGTCAGAGGTGCGCGACTCGCGCGATCGCTACGCCAACCAGGAAGTCGCCTACCTGCTGCAACGAATGGAACAGTTCGACGGCATCACCATTCTCGCGACCAACCTGAGGGGCAACCTGGATCAAGCTTTCTCGCGGCGCATGAGCTTCATCGTGCACTTTCCCGACCCGGACGCCGCTACCCGCCGCCGGCTCTGGCAGAGCCACCTCAAACAGTTGCGGGCGCTGGATCCGCACGATCCGGTCGACCTCGACTTTCTCGCCGAGTCGGTGGAACTGGCCGGCGGCGACATCCGCAATATCGTGCTGTCGGCGGCCTATGACGCGATCAGCGCCGACCAGCCGATCGGCATGCGGCACCTCGCGGTGGCAACGGTCGGGGAATACCGCAAGCTGGGGCGCCGGGTTCCCGAGCACGGTTTCATCCCTGGCTGATGGCTCGAGCCCGAACGGGAGACGTCAGGCGCTGACGCGTGGTGGCGCTCAGGCCTTTCCGATGGGACGGCGGCCGAGGTCGGCCTCCCGGAAGACGTCGACCGGCTTGCGCAGCACGTCCTCGACATCGGTGCCCTGCCAGATCCAGCCGCCGGCCACCTTCATCAGGGCGATCAGTTGATCGTCCTGGCCGTTCTGGTAGAGCTGCTCGCAACTTTCGCACAGCGTCCAGAAGCTGGGCATTGTGTCGTCCTTGCCGAACCTCCGGAACTGCACCCGGTCAGTTGCCAGCGGGTGCACCCAGACCACGTCGGCTCCACCGCAGAACGCGCAGCTCTGGTCGGTTGCCGCATCCGGCGATCCGTCAGGGGAGGAGCGATGCTGATCTTGGCTGCCCTCATCGGCACTGTGCGCGCCGGTGTCAGGAGTTGAGGCCACGGAGCGTAACTCTATCTCCTGCCAGCAGAGAATCGGGCGTTGTTTGCTGCATAAACCCGCCCCAGTTCGACCACTTACCGTAATTGGTCGGTAACTAGTTTGCGGCTTGTGTGGCTCGCGTCGGCCTCGATACGCTGGCCTGGTACGGGGGTACACGAGGGACGCAAGAGCAGTGGAAGCCCTGTCGCGATGGTACGGGGGTACCGGGTGTGACAGGGCTTCTCTGCGTTCGCGCGCGACAGTACCGACGGGTAGCCGAAGCTGGTGGGCGGCCTGCAAATCAGGCAGTTTGAAGGCATCCAAATCAGGCAACCCGGATTACCCTTGCCGGTATGACGGCGATGCGCGCGGACGAGTTCTCCCAAGGTCTCGATGACCAGCTGTGCCTGGCGCTGTACCTGGCGTCCCGGGCCATGACAGCCACTTACCGCCCGGTCCTCGACGAGCTGAAGCTGACCTACCCGCAGTACCTGGTCCTGATGCTGTTGTGGGAGCAGGGGACCTCGTCGGTGGGCGAGATCGGCGCGCGGCTGCACCTGGAGTCCAACACCCTCTCGCCACTGGTCAAGCGGCTGGAGGCGCTGGAGCTGGTCACCAGGAGCCGACGGGCCGGTGACGAGCGGACCGTGGACGTGCAGCTGACCCGGCAGGGCAAGGCGATGCGGCGACGGGCTGCCGGGGTGCCGGCCCAGATCTGCGAGGCCACCGAGCTGGACGCGGCCAATCGGGCCCGACTGATCAAGAAGCTCCGCCGGCTGACCGAGGACCTGGAGAAGAAGCAGGGCTGAGCCTTGCGCCCGGCTGAGCCCCGAACTCCGGCAGCCAGGCCACCCGGCCGGGCGTCGCATTCCGCCTGGCTCACTACATCGTGCACGATGTAATCGGCTACGTTTGATACCCGAACACCCATGGATCAACTCGTCACTCGAAGGAGTAGTCATGCCCACACGCGTCGCCCGAACCGCCTGGACCGGCACTTTGCAGGAAGGCTCCGGCCAGGTCGAGCTGAGCAGTTCGAAAGTGGGCACGTACGAGGTGTCCTTTCCCAGGCGTGCCGCTGACGAGGCTGGCGGCGTCACCAGCCCCGAGGAGCTCATCGCCGCCGCGCACTCGTCCTGCTTCGCGATGCAGCTGTCCGCGCTGATCGCCGAGGCCGGCGGTCAGCCGCGGAGCCTGGAGGTCACCGCCAACGTCTCACTCGGGCCGGACCCGGCCGGTGGCTTCCGGCTGACCGGCATCGCCCTCGAGGTGCACGGTGAGGTCGAAGGCCTGGACAAGGCCGCCTTCGAGGCGGCGGCGCAGGCCGCCAAGCAGACCTGTCCGGTCAGCAAGGCCCTCACCGGGGTGCAGATCACCCTGGACGCGACGCTGGACTGAACGCGGCTCAGCCGGCGTCGACGGCTTGCCGCGCGACGCGGTTGACCGATCGCGGCTTAGCCGGCGTCGACGGCTCGCCGGGCGGCCGCCAGCAAACCGGCGTCCTGGTTGTCCGAACGGCCCTCGACGAAGGCCGCTTCGGCCACCAGCACCCGCAGGCCGTCCTGCCGGGACGCGAACGCGGCCACCGGCAACTTGCTCGGCGAACCCGGATAGCGGGTGCCCTCGCGCAGCAGGTCGTTGATGTTGCCGGTGCCGTCCGCGGTCACCAGACGGAGGTAGTCGGCGGCCTGGGTCGGGCTGTCGAAGAGAACCGTGCTGGCAGCCACCACCACGCCGCGGCCGTCCTGTTCGGTGCTGAACAGGCTTCGGCGCACCGACGAGCACGGCGTCCTGGTGAAGAAGACCTGCACCTGCCCGTAGGAGTGCGCCACGCAGTTGAGCTGGTCATCGCTGGCCCGCAGCACCCAATCGGCGGCAGCCGGACCGGTCGATGAGCTGCTCGGGCTGGCGGACGGTGTCGGGCCGGCGGGCGAGGTCGGGCTGGCGGACGGTGTCGGGCCGGCGGGCGAGCTCGAGCCGGTCGCCGCGGTCGACGGGCCGGTCGTCGGGGCGCTCACCGGCTGGTTCGTCGGGCGGTGGCCGTCGAAGGTGAGCAAGCCGATCAGCACGATCAGGCTGACCACCAGCCAACCGGCCACCACGGCAAGAGCCAGCTTCAGCCGGCTGCGCGGCGGCGGCTCCCGCTCGTCCCAGTCCTCATCGGGTTGGGTCAGCCAGCTCACGGGCACACCGTAACGCCTCGGCGCAGGCCGGGCCCGGCGTGCGACCGTGCCGGGCCGCCCCACAACCCGGGATGCGACATCATGAGCGCCTGAGCGCCGTGGTCGAAACAGTGATAGGGAACTCGCGGTCGAACAGTGATAGGGAAGATGGGAAGCGCAGCGACCTGACGGCGATGAGCGGTCGCGCGAAGAGCGTGGTGGGGAGGGACGTGATGGGCGACTACGACGTGATCGTCGTCGGGTTGGGCGCGATGGGCTCGGCGGCGGCCTATTCGCTGGCCACCCGGGGCCAGCGGGTGCTGGGAATCGAGCAGTTCACCCCCGCGCATACGCTGGGCTCCTCGCACGGCGGCACCCGGATCGTGCGCAAGGCGTACTTCGAGAAACCGGACTACGTGCCGCTGCTGATCCGGGCCTACCAGCTGTGGGACGAGCTGTCGGCGGCTTTCGGCACCCAGCTGTTCACGCGGTGCGGCGCGCTGATGATCGGCCGGCCGGGCAGCGCGGTGGTCTCGGGGACCCTGGCTTCGGCCCGTCACTGGTCGCTGCCGCACGAGGTGCTCGACCCGGCCGGCCTGCGAGCCAAGTACCCGCAGTTCGCGCTCGACGAGGACCAGCTGGCGGTCTTCGAAGCCGACGCCGGTTTCGTCCAGCCCGAGGTCAGCGTGCGGGCCAACCTCGAGCTGGCTGCCGCCGCCGGCGCCGAGCTGCGGTTCGACACCGCGGTCGAGCAGCTCGAGGTGAGGCCGGATGGGGTGCACCTGGCGGCCGGCGGTGAGCAACTGCGCGCGTCGCGGGTGGTGGTCGCCACCGGCGCCTGGGCCGGCCGGCTGGCCGGCCCGGACAGCTACCCGATCAAGGTGCAGCGCCAGACGGTGCACTGGCTGCGGCCGCGCACCTCGGCGGCCGACTTCGACGCCGAGCGCTTTCCGGTGTACATGTGGAGCCTGCCGGTACCCGCCGGGGCGGACCGCCTCGAGCTGTACGGGTTTCCGCATCAGCCCGGTGACGAGGGTGTCAAAGCCGCGCTGTATCACGACTGGTTGGACCCCGACGTCGATCCCGACACGATCCGCCGGACGGTGGCGGAGTCGGAGTGCCGGACAGTTCAGCAGCTGCTGGACCCCGTCCTGCCCGACCTTGCCGGCGAGTGCGTGAGCAGTCAGGTGTGCATGTATGCCGGCGCCCCGGACGACGACTTCGTGCTCGGCGTCCACCCCGGCTCATCGGGGCGGATGGTGGTGGCGCTGGGGTTCTCCGGGCACGGCTTCAAGTTCGTCCCGGTGGTGGGCGAGATCGTGGCCGACCTGGTGATCGACGGTTCCACCAGGCACGACATCGGCTTTCTGTCACCCGAGCGGTTCGCCGGCCGGCGATGAGACTTCGGGTGCTGATCGCACCGGACAAGTTCAAGGGCAGCCTGGAGGCGCCGGCCGCCGCCGCGGCGCTGGCCCAGGGCTGGCACTCGGTCCGACCGGGCGATGAGCTGGCAGTGCTGCCGATGGCCGACGGCGGCGACGGCACGCTGGCCGTGCTGGCGGCCGGCCGGCCCGCCAGCTGGGTGACGGTGCCCACCGTGGACGCCGTCGGCAACCCCCGGCTCGGCCGTTACCTGCGCGCGGGTGACACCGCCGCCGTCGAGCTCGCCGAGATCTGCGGCATCGCCGGGCTCAGCAAGCTGGATCCGATGGGCTCGCACACGCTGGGCCTGGGAATCGTGCTGGCGGCGGCACTGCGCTCCGGCGCCCGCGGCCTGGTGGTCGCGCTCGGGGGCTCGGCCTCGACCGACGGCGGAGCGGGCGCGCTGTCGGCGCTGGGGGCACGGTTGGTGGGCGAGGACGGCCGGTTGCCACCCGGCGGCCGGGGGCTGACCCGGCTGGTGG
The nucleotide sequence above comes from Jatrophihabitans sp.. Encoded proteins:
- a CDS encoding carboxypeptidase regulatory-like domain-containing protein, yielding MRVDIAPRSSVVEPGRMLGITVLVTNTGDLIGGYALRVLGADPSWVRLETDQLSLFPGTSQAVVVNLTIPEGIAAGDRRIAIQVRELTPPNANAVEEIELHVPAAPAVHLQLDPVTVYGGRRASFGAVIENRGNTTLRGRLTGADAEDKMRFGFAPEAVQLAPGEHRIVELTTRARRPFTGSPMVRVFTVHLDDGPRLDEPAPAGRAHLARQLLDKQRGKPPAAPAAAPKADLPPLATGTFLQRPWLSRGPISLLGLLAAVTVFAIVITVALARLVGQSAADRDLALQVAQARTVSSAIGTAAMSGTVRLLTAGTPVPGVAVEAFSTADVANAIATTATNPAGAFTLPNLPEGSYKLRFRGAGFVQLWYPGAATDADASTIAIQPGHVRQGLDVRLGGVPATISGTVTGDDVSAASVYLELPGAGGASAPSASAPPGTTQAIVRTVPVGSDGQFSIANVPSPSVYDLVVVKPGYANDVQRVDLGGGEDRKGVQLRLRKGDGLISGQVNGPDGALGGATITATSGSTVARTVSLTQDKVGSFTLLSLPTPASFTVVVSKPGYASQTVTMALSAGQKLTGVAVSLGQSAGTLSGKVSVLPSGNPAQGVTVTVTNGALTVQTVTQSTGNVGGWTVGGLSIPSTYTVTFSRPDLAGQTVSVSLDQAGSITPGSQGARITSDGIAVSMQSSTAVVRGTVSQRGAVSEQGGSPVHTGEVQINLVSGTSSFAVTSASKPDNRLGQFEIGGVPPGTYTLSVNRRGTSPTSTIITLGAGEVRVYNPVLAAPAQISGVVATADGQLRPGWHVYLYLASQYPTVIARTATTDSAGRYVLADVDAPQSYVIEARPTASAAPQGSVTHEIDASEQLVVNITVPTPGG
- a CDS encoding carboxypeptidase-like regulatory domain-containing protein: MLVTADTQLIDISPGGSAEVVLDVRNTSTIIDGVTTRIIGLPAAGVTSKPMLLPLFPDASGQVTLSVGVPTSYPAGRHAVTIEVASVGAGLPSAYLDLDMLVAPRLELSLNCRPQIARARRQARFVLELANAGNVALDVSLTAVDADRAVSTSFSPPRLRIEAGAVAVCVLRVRGPRMITGAELDRTLTVQASGVAAGPVPLPEAGHDGPTARYTGRDEDDLWIEELRAPAEPADPATAAADAAAVTDPTAVLAPVVASTAVRLRQRPLLSRGLLTALVLLTIIGLWASVFLLGLSQAFKGEPTTKQAPASFFAASGTPTSGIANAASVTDGAAPAGALPKTGPLPPGVGAVITGTVTAASNRLPAGRILVEALRSTDKGLVVASSAASQTDGTYSLAGLFPTRYLLRFSATGYKTVWYPSAANQADAKPVTADTEAATGGVNAVITGLPASIQGSIDPGDTLTPVTATVQATSLIGKVTKPIASTITLAGGRYQLTNLPAPGTYELSFTAPNYQATTVVTTVAGGQKRFQSTVRLSVGNGQIGGVVTDGEQPLGGVAITTTVNGKDVTIGTPTTGTVGSFVIPALPTPGTYVITFSASGYGAHTSVVQLGPGQSRSDLDVSLAAGVGSVSGMLVDSTGNGLGGASVTVGGAPTTMTSTTLTTGAVGYFSFNALPTPGSYTLTFSLPGHAGTTVPIELSADGAPPRVRAVLATALGRIAGVVTGPDGSPLPGASVVATDGKQSWKSQATGAGGGLPNGGYLLTDLAPGTYTVTASMPGFSQQTALLSVTAGDTVNQNLRLGAGS
- a CDS encoding ATP-binding protein, producing the protein MRQRMAELVERIATAGRRRSEAGGAQHPAGAQHQAGDRAAADLDSIIAVLRADYGDASAEPSGPDAKQDVLTGLSEVFGLDPVDAGLLTIAAAADLDANLSMAFGLLRGLSAPVRPSVALALELSGIPTLAADGFDRLGPDGPLRRHRLIEVLGPEPWLGRQLRAPDPVVTFLAGSDQSDPPVAAMLSFPVPIELAETAVVSAAISNGVPLVWIRSTAAAAGNSLAASAFAALGLQCLAVDLRRCPADTELLTALASAAREAGLRGCGLVVTGAELLGEPANVAGLELLERAAVPVVAVGARPWNPSWLRRFPLAVDARPLAVADRAAVWHAGLGDLAESDDELRHALLGMRLTPEEVLETARYARMLADSQQQPLSAALVREAARRVGGSGGTGVNRIAASAQTGAGPSFEDLVLPEHARQSLHQLVSWARVRDQVTARGPLRAKGSGIAALFTGSPGTGKTLAANVIAEELSIDLFQVDLSAIVDKYIGETEKNLEKVFQSAEALDVVLFFDEADALFGSRSEVRDSRDRYANQEVAYLLQRMEQFDGITILATNLRGNLDQAFSRRMSFIVHFPDPDAATRRRLWQSHLKQLRALDPHDPVDLDFLAESVELAGGDIRNIVLSAAYDAISADQPIGMRHLAVATVGEYRKLGRRVPEHGFIPG
- a CDS encoding DUF4255 domain-containing protein yields the protein MGVLSGARGWLPVSFSAHPRGFESRVTLFSGKQLLTVTPQVRNHRYDFGRTLLQGWYRLPRPRGHYKRGINQSLFRALEGMDLVLIPLVEQGLEKLVRAALPLPEQVGEVSFDPPSRSWAAQLSRITVSMFLFGVGRSPQPPRPMPERTDANGRIQRRGPLPMIELNYLVSAWAGNVRDEHELLGDVLGCFITHQAMPAEFAAPGLLSSVQIALAPADTGRVKDVFASIEGSMRAAFEIVLTTALDVGAWADAAPSVQRIAALTAPLPARTPLTARAPLPATAPAEAP